CAGCGACTATAATAATTCCCTGTCCGTCGTCATTCACTCTTAGACATGCGCCTCGTAATGATAGCTGTCTGCTATTTGTGTTTAGCTTGTATCGTATCTTTGGGTTTGCTAGACTTCCGAAGCGAAACACCTTACAGTAATTGTCAAGTTGGGAATCAGTCGTACTGTCTTGCAGCCTTGCCTTACGTTTCTCAACAGCCTCCTCGTGTCTCTTCCTGTTGGTCTCGAAATGAACCTTTGCCCTCTGTTCTACTTGCTCAATGACTGTTCGTTCCCACTGTGTAGGATCTGTGATGTTCTGATCATTCTCGTAAACGCTCATCATGTTTGCCAGCTTCACTTTGGGTTCTGGTTTGGGCTCCAAGCCAAGCTTAATCTTGGTCTCCTTGGCTTCTCGCTCTATCTTCCTCCTGTTGCGACGgactttcttctgctccttctttgtcaGATAAACTCTGGCCGTGAGTTTGACATCCTGGACTTTCACTGGGACAGGATGCTCGACATATCTGATCGACGGGTGGTTatcctcgtcatcctcatcaGTATCCTCGTCTCGATCTTCGAAATCCTCGCGATATTTGGGCAGAATGTTTAGATGCTCATCAAGATATACTTTGTCCCACCACTCGACTATCGGGACGTCTTCCGCTTTCTTGATATATTTCTCCTCGCCCAAGGAACTATCGGGAACCTCTCCCTCAGCTATCTtgacttcaatttcagccTTTTCCTTGGCTCTTCTTATCGCTTCTGTCCTTTCCTGCTCTAATTGCCTCTCATGTCGCAGACGTTCCTCTTCTCTCTCAAGCTCAATCTGAGTGCTTATTTGCCCCTTCGTATGAAACCGTAGGCCTCTCTGTAATCTCTTGGTGACTTTCCTATCAGTTCGTATGCCAGTCGTGCTCAGGTAAGGATTCTCATCTTTATACTGTCTTCTCACAAGGTTTAAATTAGACGAAAGTAACAACGGATTTACTTCAGTTTGAAGCCCACGAGCCTTCTCTCGACCATTGCCACCTCTCCTAGCTTCCCGCATCGGCTCAATCGTCTTCCTTTCGCAGCTGTGTTGTTTGTAGTAAAGTTTTCTCCCGTTAGTATAGGTTGTCACTACAAGCTTAGATACTCTATTGAAGCATCACTACTAGTAGTAAAATATAAGATTCATATTATCCTGCATATATAACTTGCAATTACTTAAATGTGTCTAAGAAAAGCCAAATagccttgatcttctcttcttggaaTCGCCATCGGAAGAGCTGATGGTCTCGTTATCGCTGCCGATACTGTTGTGTCTGCTGGTGGACCGGCTTCGAGAGCCACTGCCTTTGAAGATGGATAGAAACCCGCCTTTTTTCTTagaggaggaggagctgTCACTCGCCACAGAGTCATTGGATTTGACGCGGGATATGTTGCTCGCACTTCTAACCTTTCTGATAGTGTTGGATGATTGTGCACTCTTCATTCTGCGCAGTGGCTCGTCATGGCTACGTCTTGGTGGCCTTTCCAATTCGAGCGGCGAAATGCTTCTTCGCAGTGGAGGTGAGACGTCTGCAGAGGTGGGTTTGGCTTTATTCCCGAGTGCGCGCCTGCCATCCTTGGAAGTGACGTCTGACGCGAATTTTATCTGGCTGTTACGAGGCCTTGAGTCAGGAACGTTCTTGTAGACATTTCTCTTAGGTGCATCCGCAACATCCAACATggatttcttggaagcaGAGACAGAGCTTGTCTCACCTGTGATaactcttttcaacttttcgAATCCTGCTTCACTGTCATTTTGAGTCATGTTTTGGACCTGCAAGGAGAAATCCAACGACGATTTGAGAATCAAATCTAGCTTTTCGAGAAGTTTTGTAACTTTCGAGTCATGTTTTTGATTCTCGAATTCCTTCAAGCTTCGCGATATATCTTCTCTGTGCTTCTTTGCCGCTGCAATCAAGTTGCTTTTGGAGATTGATCTTATTGAGGATGTGTCAGTTATGGAGTCTGAAAAGTCCGAACTCGATTCGCTGTCGGCAGTCTCGATCAACAAAATCGGCGATTGTCCGACCTGCGATTTACTGTCCTCGAGCTTACCAGCAGAAGGAGGCGACTGGCTTTGCGCAATTTGCAATGAATCATAGCTTAAATGACTGGCTTTTGGCGGGAATTCCTCCTGTAACTCTTGTTCCAGATCGTACATTCTCTTGACTGGTATGACAAACACAGGTATCGGATACTTTGTGCACAGAACATCTGATAGATTTTTAGATTTCCACTGCACCAATTTATCTGTTCTTTCCCATCTCAAAGTCGTTGACGTGCAGAATTCCGGGGTGTACACGTTCATGGCATCTAGGATTATCTTTTTCGTCTTCCCTATCACAATCTCTACGGTCACTCTAACGGTTATATCTTTCGGGATTATTACTGCGATGTAATCGAATAAGTCTTCAAGCTTGTTTGAAATAGCATCTGCACCATAGCCAGATGTCCACTCTACATCATCATTGTATTCCTCTGCGTTTCTCGGATCTTTAATATCTCCAGACAGGGAGGATCTTTGATTGCCGCGCCCACTTCGAGCCTGCGAATGATGGCAAGAATTGCCAGAGCCGGCGGAACTGTTAGCGAAACGAGGAATATTGGCCAGCACGACAATGTGGTCTGTGTTCTGAGCGAGCCTCCTCATCGTCCAATCTAAGGCGACCCAGGTATGCCGCCTGCCGCTGATGTGGCATAGAATAGTCCGCGGGGTGTTCGGAAACCCGACCTTTTCATTCAGAATCCTCTCTCTTCTGCGTTCGTTCTTTGTTAAAGGAGTATATCCATCTTCGCTCATAAACCGCAACCGCGgcgcctgctgctgcttgaagaTAATATCTGGATATCGAAAATAAGTCTGCTTGGCATTGAGCCTCCTTTCGATCTGGCGCTTTCTCTCATACCACAGTTTTTCCCAGCCTGGCTGTGCTCTATTAATCACTATCGCATCATTCATAATAGTCGGTGTCGTAGGATAGTCTACTCTGACAATCTTGCCATTTTGGGCGACTCTAAACATCGAAGCCAATCCTTTGCCAAGATTCCGAGGAGGCGGCGACCCCCCATATGACGAACCATTCGCCACATAGTGATTGCGCAGGAAATACTCTGCATTGGAAGACGAAAATCCGGATTCATCATCGTAAAACTCTTCCATTGTATACTCCGGAGGCATTTGGACTCCCGGGAAGTCTAATCCGTCCTCCTCATCCTTGTTATCCATGTATGAAGGAACAGTGTTGAAAGAAACGCAAGGTTTGAAAACCTTCTCCGGCCAATCGCCCTTCGTAAGACACCCATTAGCTTCCTTACTCGACATTAACCGTGAGTCAGGGTATATCCTCACATTCTTGTAGACATTTTGCGGTACGCTTCCATCTTCTAACATGGAGTAAGTTCACGGTAACGCTATAGCTCCTTCTCAGATCAATCCAGTACAGCTCAACTGCGGCAAATCGTCTATTATATCGTAGCAATCTCAATCACAACGCTTCAAATGatatcttttgaagactcTTTTATCAATGGATTATCTACTGTGTTAAAGTTTAAGTATCGGGGTACTTGAGATGAGCCCACGCCACAAGTAGGACAAAGCCAAAGCTTGCGATGATCCTCTTACTTAATGCTATCAAGTAGTATCTTAATGCGATTCTACAGCTACGGTTTGCTTTTAGGTGTGCTCAAAGTTGCACTATCCAGTCGATGACATCCGCTATATGCGACCCGTCCTTGCAGCTGACCGTAAGAACGGCAATATCTCCGTGTAGCGGTAGCTGCTTCGTGTCGTTGGCTGGACCCTGAGCGTTAGATTCGTTGGCTGGCGGCTCTGATGATTGCAAGGGGACATGAAGTGTTCGAGCGGCGAGGTCGACGCCTATTTGCCGGGAGAGAATGTCAGGGTTCTTGAGCAGATGGGCGTTGGTCGAATCTAGCTTCAACTTCTCCCAGTTATCGGGATTGTAAGCCTGCAATGGGCCAAGAGGCAGCGGATCCTTGGGGTCTGCTACGAGATCAGTCTTGTTTCCGACGATCAGCAGCGGAATGCGGTCGCCGTTAGCCATCTGGATCACCTTCACCAGCTTCTGCAGGGACTCGTTGAGAGTCATCGTGTCACTCAGATCAATCATGTATATGATTAGGTCAACTTTGTCGAAGCAACGCTCCCATAACGGCTGGAACCTTGTCTGCCCTGCCAAGTCATACACCTTGATGAGGTTATTCTCCAGCGAAAAGTGGCTCACTTGGATGCCTAGTGTCGGTACAGTGTCCGTTTCGAAGGGCTTGCCACCTAGCAACCGAATCAATGTCGTCTTGCCGGAGTTTTGCAAACCGATTATGGCTATACTGAGCTCCTTTTGGAACAGGAAGACCGACGAGATCTTGAACCACAACGAATCAAACCATGATCGCACCAACTCCCAAACCATTGGACTCCGGGGCTCTCGACTGTGTAAACTCGCTGCCTAGTGGGTCGCTTTTCTCTTATGCGGGACAAGTGACAAAACTCGCCGGCCATACTGTACAAGCAATCTAGCTATATGATCTAGTCTAGGTTATCTCTTCTCCCTGAGTTTTTCCCGTGCCATACGTTCCAGTCTCTTGACGGGGGCAAAGCCTTCCAACAGCCCAAACAGATACCATTCCACCAGGAAGTCGGTTGGCACCCTGTAGTAGTTCAATCTCGGTCTCAGAAGCGTCCAAGTCTCAAGAACATGCGTTACGATGGCAAGTGCCATTATTCCTCGCAGCACGTTGTCATTGTCCAGAAACTCGATAACAAGCGAGGGCAATGGCAACCATGATAACACCTTGCGCCATTTGTAACAGATAAAGGGCAGAAAAACGCCAATTATCACGATATACTCGATTGCCGTGTCGGGGTAGCTCATATCGTTTATCTGGATGTGCGAGAGGTTCCGTTTATCAGCAGCCTCGTGAGCCATCGTCACTAGCCTGCTCTTCGCTTCGGACCAGTCCTTCAGAGGCGGTTTGAACAGAATTGTCTTCTCGACGTCGCAGTCGATGTCCTCATGCATGAACTGCAACGTCATACACTCCAATTCAATGCCATGCAACCTCACATGTTTGATCTTTTCTGTGATGGGCACGCCTCCGTACACGTACAAGTAATCTTCTAAAGCCAGTTTGTGGTCCTTGTTCATATGCGTGATGATCCTTTGAGCATTGTCAACCATATCGACCAGATTCTAGCAGCTCAGCAGTATAATCCAATCAGAATTTTAGTTACAGAGCGGTCTCTTCATTAAGTATGGTTCTTTCAAGCCTTACTCGCCTTGCGGAACAAACCCCCTTCATAAAGTTATCTTATAACAACTAAAGCAGAAAAGACCCGTAATATAGGCTCTTagaagcagcttgaagctctgaaTTTGTTGTACTGAGTGTGGATTTGAGACATTATGAGTAGCAGCGGTAAGGTGGACAGTGGATCCGGTCATCgtcaccaccaccaccaccaccatCACCACCACGGCCATGGAAGCAGCCAAAGGTCGGCGCTGGCCGATGGCTCTAGGATTGGAAACTATCAAATTGTGAAGACTTTGGGCGAGGGGTCCTTTGGTAAGGTAAAGCTGGCGTACCACGTCACTACTGGGCAGAAAGTGGCGCTGAAGATCATCAATAAGAAGGTTTTGGCTAAAAGCGACATGCAAGGGAGGATTGAAAGGGAGATTTCGTATCTGCGTCTTCTGAGACACCCGCATATCATTAAGCTTTACGATGTGATCAAGTCTAAGGACGATATCATCATGGTTATTGAGTACGCTGGTAATGAGCTGTTTGATTACATTGTGCAGAGGGACAAAATGAGTGAGAAGGAGGCTCGGAGAttctttcagcagatcATCAGTGCAGTGGAATACTGTCATAGGCACAAGATTGTTCACAGAGATTTGAAACCGGAgaatctgctgctggatgaacATTTGAACGTCAAGATTGCCGATTTTGGGTTGTCTAATATCATGACTGATGGC
Above is a genomic segment from Torulaspora globosa chromosome 1, complete sequence containing:
- the PRP3 gene encoding U4/U6-U5 snRNP complex subunit PRP3 (ancestral locus Anc_5.608); translated protein: MREARRGGNGREKARGLQTEVNPLLLSSNLNLVRRQYKDENPYLSTTGIRTDRKVTKRLQRGLRFHTKGQISTQIELEREEERLRHERQLEQERTEAIRRAKEKAEIEVKIAEGEVPDSSLGEEKYIKKAEDVPIVEWWDKVYLDEHLNILPKYREDFEDRDEDTDEDDEDNHPSIRYVEHPVPVKVQDVKLTARVYLTKKEQKKVRRNRRKIEREAKETKIKLGLEPKPEPKVKLANMMSVYENDQNITDPTQWERTVIEQVEQRAKVHFETNRKRHEEAVEKRKARLQDSTTDSQLDNYCKVFRFGSLANPKIRYKLNTNSRQLSLRGACLRVNDDGQGIIIVAGTEKSCRFFEKLVLRRIKWDEDFEDRENGTQRTMTGNYVTRIWQGYLKTDKFSRWFMKVCNDEEELRQTLRQFDAEHFFTTLMAR
- a CDS encoding uncharacterized protein (ancestral locus Anc_5.609), which codes for MLEDGSVPQNVYKNVRIYPDSRLMSSKEANGCLTKGDWPEKVFKPCVSFNTVPSYMDNKDEEDGLDFPGVQMPPEYTMEEFYDDESGFSSSNAEYFLRNHYVANGSSYGGSPPPRNLGKGLASMFRVAQNGKIVRVDYPTTPTIMNDAIVINRAQPGWEKLWYERKRQIERRLNAKQTYFRYPDIIFKQQQAPRLRFMSEDGYTPLTKNERRRERILNEKVGFPNTPRTILCHISGRRHTWVALDWTMRRLAQNTDHIVVLANIPRFANSSAGSGNSCHHSQARSGRGNQRSSLSGDIKDPRNAEEYNDDVEWTSGYGADAISNKLEDLFDYIAVIIPKDITVRVTVEIVIGKTKKIILDAMNVYTPEFCTSTTLRWERTDKLVQWKSKNLSDVLCTKYPIPVFVIPVKRMYDLEQELQEEFPPKASHLSYDSLQIAQSQSPPSAGKLEDSKSQVGQSPILLIETADSESSSDFSDSITDTSSIRSISKSNLIAAAKKHREDISRSLKEFENQKHDSKVTKLLEKLDLILKSSLDFSLQVQNMTQNDSEAGFEKLKRVITGETSSVSASKKSMLDVADAPKRNVYKNVPDSRPRNSQIKFASDVTSKDGRRALGNKAKPTSADVSPPLRRSISPLELERPPRRSHDEPLRRMKSAQSSNTIRKVRSASNISRVKSNDSVASDSSSSSKKKGGFLSIFKGSGSRSRSTSRHNSIGSDNETISSSDGDSKKRRSRLFGFS
- a CDS encoding uncharacterized protein (ancestral locus Anc_5.610) — translated: MVDNAQRIITHMNKDHKLALEDYLYVYGGVPITEKIKHVRLHGIELECMTLQFMHEDIDCDVEKTILFKPPLKDWSEAKSRLVTMAHEAADKRNLSHIQINDMSYPDTAIEYIVIIGVFLPFICYKWRKVLSWLPLPSLVIEFLDNDNVLRGIMALAIVTHVLETWTLLRPRLNYYRVPTDFLVEWYLFGLLEGFAPVKRLERMAREKLREKR